In one Neobacillus sp. CF12 genomic region, the following are encoded:
- the liaF gene encoding cell wall-active antibiotics response protein LiaF — translation MLKNAKNDYTGWLVIIGVVVLLLEILFFNSGLIFSLVFSGGLIYLGRRKTGKKSGKVFFLAGIIFLLISVFSMMTFKFLLLAILLHFIIQYSNSKKNPNKITLDIKESEQVQQEETLVKTKPLFENIFFGQQKTPSSVYEWNDINIQSGIGDTIIDLSYTVLPKGETIIFIRNVIGNIQIQVPYEIEVSVHHSCVIGSTTVFENFQSQVFNQAFHLKTADYDQAEQKVKIFTSLLVGNLEVSRI, via the coding sequence ATGTTAAAAAATGCAAAGAATGATTATACAGGATGGCTAGTCATCATTGGGGTTGTCGTTCTACTGCTAGAAATTCTATTTTTCAACAGTGGTCTTATCTTCTCCCTTGTATTTTCTGGCGGACTGATCTATCTAGGCAGAAGAAAAACAGGGAAAAAGAGTGGGAAAGTTTTTTTCCTGGCAGGAATTATTTTTCTTTTAATCAGTGTGTTTAGTATGATGACCTTTAAGTTTTTGTTGCTGGCGATACTTTTGCACTTTATTATTCAATATTCTAACTCAAAAAAGAATCCCAATAAGATAACACTAGATATAAAAGAATCAGAACAGGTTCAACAGGAAGAGACGCTGGTTAAGACCAAACCGCTCTTTGAAAATATATTTTTCGGACAGCAAAAGACACCTAGCAGTGTGTATGAATGGAACGACATTAATATCCAATCTGGAATTGGTGATACCATAATTGACCTAAGTTATACGGTATTACCTAAGGGTGAAACGATCATCTTTATTCGCAATGTGATTGGAAATATCCAGATCCAGGTCCCTTATGAGATTGAGGTAAGTGTTCACCACTCCTGTGTTATTGGTTCGACAACTGTTTTTGAAAATTTTCAATCACAGGTTTTTAACCAAGCATTCCATCTTAAAACGGCAGATTATGATCAGGCAGAGCAAAAGGTAAAAATCTTTACATCCTTGTTGGTAGGGAATTTAGAGGTGAGCCGGATATGA
- a CDS encoding PspA/IM30 family protein codes for MTNLLTRIKDTIMADLHAAVDQKEKKNPIALLNQYLRQCEQETEKVRKLLERQYALKDEFTREYSQAVELAEKRKYQAEVASKAVEMELYEFASAEHQQYSNRAQRLGASLEEVKGQLGELERKYEEMKHKLKDMQIRRLELMGRENVTRANHRMNQVLDSNTDINKADSRFQEIDNYLDRLEHQVKSSYYRDTIDAKIAQLEKEMKLEESKSI; via the coding sequence ATGACAAACCTATTAACAAGAATTAAAGATACGATTATGGCGGATTTACATGCAGCTGTCGATCAAAAGGAAAAGAAAAATCCCATCGCTTTGCTTAACCAATATCTTCGTCAATGTGAACAAGAGACAGAAAAGGTAAGAAAGCTTTTAGAACGTCAGTACGCGTTGAAAGATGAATTTACGAGAGAATATTCTCAAGCGGTTGAATTGGCAGAAAAAAGAAAGTATCAGGCAGAAGTTGCTTCGAAAGCAGTAGAAATGGAACTTTATGAGTTTGCATCAGCAGAACATCAGCAATACTCAAACCGTGCCCAGCGCCTAGGAGCATCACTTGAGGAAGTGAAAGGTCAATTAGGGGAATTAGAAAGAAAATATGAGGAAATGAAACATAAGCTAAAAGATATGCAAATCCGCCGCTTGGAATTAATGGGACGTGAGAATGTTACACGTGCGAATCATCGAATGAATCAGGTACTTGACTCAAATACTGATATCAATAAAGCAGATTCTCGCTTTCAGGAAATTGACAATTACTTAGATCGTTTAGAGCACCAAGTGAAGAGTTCTTATTACCGCGATACCATTGATGCAAAAATTGCTCAATTAGAAAAAGAAATGAAATTGGAAGAAAGCAAGTCCATTTAA
- a CDS encoding flagellar basal body rod protein codes for MKKFGLLLAGGIAAIILLSTIGPMIGLLVGLAALYFIFKQFLKAESTGGKIALGIIGFFVLMASIHNAPAIIGVLAVYVLYLVYKNWNNSSKNSVVKEDSDPFVNFEKQWNELNKN; via the coding sequence ATGAAAAAGTTTGGTTTACTACTTGCTGGTGGAATAGCAGCCATCATTTTACTTTCAACCATAGGTCCGATGATAGGCTTACTAGTTGGTCTTGCTGCCTTGTATTTCATTTTTAAACAGTTCTTAAAGGCTGAATCAACCGGAGGCAAGATTGCCCTGGGGATTATCGGATTTTTTGTCCTAATGGCCTCTATCCATAATGCACCAGCTATTATTGGTGTTCTTGCAGTTTATGTACTTTATCTTGTTTATAAAAACTGGAATAACAGCAGCAAAAATAGTGTTGTAAAAGAGGATTCTGACCCGTTTGTAAATTTTGAAAAACAATGGAATGAATTAAACAAAAATTAA
- the safA gene encoding SafA/ExsA family spore coat assembly protein, which translates to MKKSFWFSFMFLLSLIGIPSVSFAQQIYTVQPGDSLWKIAVRYQVGISEIISANPQFKNPNMIYPGDKVTIPNFDATKSIESQVVQLTNQERAKHGLRALTQDWELSRVARYKSVDMRDKNYFSHTSPTYGSPFTMMKNFGISYRAAAENIAAGQTTPQEVVQAWMNSPGHRANILSANYTYIGVGYAKGGSQRHYWTQMFISK; encoded by the coding sequence ATGAAAAAGTCATTTTGGTTTAGTTTCATGTTTTTACTATCACTTATAGGTATTCCAAGTGTTTCATTTGCACAGCAAATTTACACGGTACAGCCTGGTGATTCACTATGGAAAATCGCAGTTCGTTACCAAGTTGGCATCTCTGAAATCATCTCAGCGAATCCGCAATTTAAAAATCCTAACATGATTTATCCGGGAGATAAGGTGACAATTCCAAACTTTGATGCAACGAAAAGCATTGAAAGCCAAGTTGTCCAACTAACCAATCAAGAACGGGCAAAGCATGGATTAAGGGCTTTGACACAAGATTGGGAACTTTCTAGGGTAGCTCGCTATAAGTCGGTGGACATGAGGGATAAAAACTATTTCAGCCACACTAGTCCTACTTATGGCAGTCCTTTTACCATGATGAAGAATTTCGGAATTTCATACCGTGCAGCTGCCGAAAATATTGCTGCAGGGCAAACAACACCGCAAGAAGTGGTACAGGCTTGGATGAACAGCCCAGGTCATCGAGCAAATATATTAAGCGCAAATTATACGTATATAGGTGTTGGATACGCGAAAGGCGGATCGCAAAGACATTATTGGACACAAATGTTTATCTCTAAATAA
- a CDS encoding DUF1360 domain-containing protein translates to MKDISWITYVMLILASYRLTHLIVFDKITEFIRRPFMKKVKVETNHGIETKEVPKGMFGYLLKCYWCAGVWSAIFLGGGYLLFPRVTFVIILIFSIAGGQSILETFVGVNIKKVDYYADLEKKK, encoded by the coding sequence GTGAAAGACATTTCATGGATAACCTATGTCATGTTAATTTTGGCAAGTTATCGTTTAACCCATTTAATTGTTTTCGATAAAATTACTGAATTTATTCGCAGACCATTTATGAAGAAAGTTAAAGTAGAAACCAATCACGGAATCGAAACAAAGGAAGTCCCGAAAGGCATGTTTGGGTATTTACTGAAGTGTTATTGGTGTGCTGGAGTTTGGAGTGCCATATTTTTAGGAGGCGGTTATTTACTGTTTCCACGGGTAACGTTTGTCATTATCTTGATTTTCTCAATTGCAGGCGGACAATCCATCCTTGAAACATTTGTGGGAGTTAATATCAAAAAAGTAGATTATTACGCTGATTTAGAAAAGAAGAAATAG
- a CDS encoding PLP-dependent aspartate aminotransferase family protein, producing MGKRFETEVLHGVKKKNNKIASKVTPIYQTSAFSFKDLDELEGFYHGNGQYLYSRVGNPNTDELGEAVARLEGAPAGVASSSGLSAILAGVLAVVKNGDHIIAADDLYGGSFHMLKEELNQFGIETTFVSFKNLNDVEKEIKENTKLLYTESITNPLLRVEDIKGVVKLAHRHQLNTLVDNTFATPYHCQPYPLGIDLVVHSATKYIGGHSDVTIGVLTGREDLVASASAKIVNLGTNVSPFEAWLTCRGLKTLALRMKAQSSNAKKLAEALSHNRFVEKVYYPFEQEEDGFGAMVTIELAKTVDTNQFFRSLSWIKIAPTLAGVETTVSHPLTTSHRSLPPEVCKALGITKEVVRISVGIEHADDIIAQFEQAIEKSL from the coding sequence ATGGGGAAGAGGTTCGAGACAGAAGTTTTACATGGTGTTAAGAAAAAGAATAATAAAATCGCTAGTAAAGTTACACCAATTTATCAGACTTCTGCATTTTCCTTTAAAGATCTAGATGAACTTGAGGGATTTTATCATGGAAATGGACAATACCTTTATTCGCGGGTGGGGAATCCGAATACAGATGAACTTGGTGAGGCGGTTGCAAGACTCGAAGGTGCTCCAGCAGGTGTAGCCTCTTCTTCGGGATTGTCAGCGATATTAGCGGGAGTTTTAGCGGTTGTGAAAAACGGAGACCATATTATTGCTGCTGATGATTTATATGGCGGCAGCTTTCATATGCTAAAAGAAGAATTAAATCAATTTGGGATTGAAACAACCTTTGTTTCCTTTAAGAATCTTAATGACGTAGAAAAGGAAATTAAAGAAAATACAAAATTACTTTACACAGAATCTATTACCAATCCATTGTTACGGGTGGAAGATATTAAAGGTGTAGTGAAACTTGCCCATAGGCATCAATTAAATACATTGGTTGATAATACCTTTGCAACTCCCTATCATTGTCAGCCATATCCACTGGGAATTGATTTAGTGGTTCATAGTGCAACCAAGTACATTGGGGGTCATAGTGATGTAACGATTGGTGTTCTCACTGGAAGAGAGGATTTAGTTGCCAGTGCCAGCGCCAAAATCGTAAATCTAGGTACAAATGTAAGTCCGTTTGAGGCATGGCTGACTTGCCGTGGTTTAAAAACTTTAGCACTTAGAATGAAAGCACAGTCTAGTAATGCAAAAAAGTTAGCAGAGGCCTTATCACATAATCGCTTTGTTGAAAAAGTCTATTATCCATTTGAACAAGAGGAAGATGGCTTTGGTGCAATGGTAACCATTGAGTTAGCGAAAACAGTTGATACAAATCAGTTTTTTCGCTCATTATCCTGGATTAAAATTGCTCCAACACTTGCTGGAGTCGAAACGACAGTTTCACATCCATTAACGACTTCTCACAGATCTCTTCCACCAGAAGTTTGTAAAGCATTAGGGATTACAAAAGAGGTTGTACGAATTTCAGTTGGAATCGAACATGCCGATGATATTATTGCACAATTTGAACAGGCGATTGAAAAATCTCTATAA
- a CDS encoding FAD-dependent oxidoreductase, which yields MSSTDNTHQFPRTYWREIELPTFEKLNEDITVDVAIVGAGITGITAAYLLAKEGVKVAVIEAGGVLNGTTGHTTAKLTAQHGLIYDELINHFGEEKAKLYYDSASSAIQFVEATMNEKGIDCDFSKQDAYVYANSDEYAQKIETEWAAYQRLGIEGGLVGNIPFDIEIKSAILMRNQAQYHPLKFLKGLLDEAVNAGCSFYENTVADSIEDDDSSQPKVITKDGHQVTSRHVIIASHFPFYDKPGLYFARMYADRSYAIAIKTDMEYPGGMYISADSPSRSIRYTPLDGSNLLILGGENHKTGQGIDTLNHYLALETFAKEVFDLSEYHYRWSAQDLVTLDNVPYIGPITQNKEHVLVATGYKKWGMTTGILAANILTDYVLNRDNPYKELYSPSRFDADPDIKSIISTNADVAKHLIKGKLEFVPKDPGDLKNDEGSVVMHNGKRAGAYKDRDGKLYIVDTTCTHLGCECEWNHAEKSWDCPCHGSRFSYAGDVIEGPAKKPLKNVGDT from the coding sequence ATGAGTTCAACTGATAATACCCATCAATTTCCGCGAACATACTGGCGTGAAATAGAATTACCAACCTTTGAAAAATTAAATGAAGATATAACAGTAGATGTTGCGATTGTCGGAGCCGGAATAACAGGTATTACGGCTGCTTATTTACTTGCAAAGGAAGGGGTAAAGGTCGCCGTCATTGAGGCTGGAGGCGTATTAAATGGCACAACTGGACATACCACCGCTAAACTCACAGCACAGCATGGACTGATTTATGATGAACTTATTAACCATTTTGGTGAGGAAAAAGCTAAGCTTTACTATGATTCTGCCTCCAGTGCCATTCAATTTGTTGAAGCGACTATGAACGAAAAAGGAATAGATTGTGATTTTAGCAAACAGGACGCTTATGTTTATGCGAATTCAGATGAATATGCTCAGAAAATAGAAACAGAATGGGCTGCCTATCAAAGACTTGGAATCGAGGGCGGTTTAGTAGGTAATATACCGTTTGATATCGAAATAAAATCTGCTATACTAATGCGAAATCAGGCCCAATATCACCCACTGAAGTTTTTAAAGGGACTCCTTGATGAAGCCGTTAATGCTGGCTGTTCTTTTTATGAAAATACGGTTGCTGATAGCATAGAGGATGATGATTCGTCACAGCCAAAGGTTATTACAAAGGATGGACACCAAGTTACCAGCAGGCATGTAATCATTGCTTCTCATTTTCCTTTTTACGATAAACCTGGCCTCTATTTTGCAAGAATGTACGCTGATAGATCCTACGCGATTGCCATTAAGACGGACATGGAATATCCGGGTGGGATGTATATTAGCGCAGACAGTCCGAGTCGTTCGATTCGCTATACACCTTTAGATGGAAGTAATCTCCTTATTTTAGGCGGTGAAAACCATAAAACAGGACAGGGAATCGATACACTCAACCATTATCTTGCGCTCGAGACTTTTGCTAAAGAAGTGTTTGATTTGTCTGAGTACCATTACCGCTGGTCTGCTCAGGATTTAGTTACATTAGATAATGTCCCTTACATCGGTCCAATTACACAAAATAAAGAACATGTTTTAGTGGCAACCGGCTATAAAAAATGGGGGATGACCACAGGAATACTTGCGGCTAATATACTAACCGATTATGTTTTAAATCGTGATAACCCATATAAAGAATTGTATTCACCATCTCGGTTTGATGCCGATCCAGATATTAAGTCTATTATTTCTACCAATGCAGACGTGGCCAAACATCTAATTAAAGGGAAGCTGGAGTTTGTACCAAAGGATCCAGGGGATTTGAAAAATGATGAAGGTTCTGTTGTCATGCATAATGGAAAACGTGCAGGTGCCTATAAGGATAGGGACGGAAAACTTTACATTGTGGATACCACTTGTACCCATTTAGGCTGTGAATGTGAATGGAACCATGCGGAAAAATCATGGGATTGCCCATGTCATGGATCTCGCTTCTCCTATGCTGGGGATGTAATAGAGGGTCCTGCTAAAAAACCACTGAAAAATGTTGGTGATACATGA
- a CDS encoding amidase family protein, translated as MENPKLSKWLNEWLEEATITQMQEKMTSGELTSKELVMMYLHRISIYDKNIHSILEVNPDALHIAAALDTERKETGPRSALHGIPILIKDNIDTADKMHTSAGSLALKDSIALKDSYVAEQLRKAGAVILGKTNMTEWANFMAIGMKSGYSSRGGQVLNPYGPGQFEVGGSSSGSGAAIAANLAPAAIGTETSGSILNPSCQNSLVGIKPTVGLISRRGIIPIAHTQDTAGPMARTVKEAVLILNVLTGRDEEDPITRTNPLAMKDFTEHLRKDGLKGKRIGIAMDGFIDQLSEEKQKIFHDAVAILEAAGAEVIEHIEIPSAKEKWSYDVLTYEFKSDLNAYLSNLHPSIPTRTLDDIIQYNNENEETMLKYGQAVLIESAATSGSLTEAAYVKALEFDQFHSTERGIDYALIEYRLDGILFPSEEGSYISGKAGYPSIAVPAGFTSEGEPVGITFAGTAFSEPQLIEAAYAFEQLTKFRKPPVFGVE; from the coding sequence ATGGAAAATCCAAAATTAAGTAAATGGCTAAATGAATGGCTTGAGGAAGCAACTATCACGCAAATGCAGGAAAAGATGACGAGTGGAGAACTTACGTCAAAAGAACTTGTGATGATGTATTTACATAGAATATCGATTTATGATAAGAACATTCACTCTATACTTGAGGTAAATCCGGATGCCTTGCATATCGCTGCAGCTCTTGATACTGAACGGAAAGAAACGGGACCACGCAGTGCGTTGCATGGTATCCCGATTTTGATAAAAGATAATATAGATACAGCTGATAAAATGCATACTAGTGCAGGGTCTTTAGCGTTAAAGGATTCAATTGCGTTAAAAGATTCCTATGTGGCGGAACAACTGCGTAAAGCTGGAGCGGTAATCCTTGGTAAAACGAATATGACGGAGTGGGCGAACTTTATGGCTATTGGTATGAAAAGCGGCTATAGCTCACGCGGAGGACAGGTTTTAAATCCATATGGCCCTGGACAATTTGAAGTTGGTGGTTCTAGTTCAGGATCTGGGGCAGCTATTGCAGCCAATTTAGCACCAGCTGCGATTGGAACAGAAACTTCTGGGTCGATATTAAATCCATCCTGCCAAAACTCATTAGTTGGCATAAAACCGACAGTTGGTCTTATTAGCAGAAGGGGGATTATTCCGATTGCCCATACACAGGATACGGCAGGGCCAATGGCTCGGACTGTAAAGGAAGCGGTCCTTATCTTGAATGTTTTAACGGGAAGAGATGAGGAAGATCCAATTACCAGAACGAATCCACTAGCCATGAAAGACTTTACCGAACACCTACGTAAGGATGGACTCAAAGGAAAACGAATTGGTATTGCCATGGATGGATTCATCGACCAGTTAAGTGAAGAAAAGCAAAAGATTTTTCATGATGCTGTAGCCATTTTGGAAGCCGCTGGTGCTGAAGTTATAGAGCATATCGAAATTCCATCTGCCAAAGAAAAATGGTCTTACGATGTTTTAACGTATGAATTTAAATCAGATTTAAATGCGTATTTAAGCAACCTGCATCCTTCCATACCAACTAGAACGCTGGACGACATTATTCAATATAATAATGAAAATGAAGAAACAATGCTTAAGTATGGACAGGCAGTTTTAATTGAATCCGCTGCGACTAGTGGTTCTTTAACGGAAGCAGCATATGTTAAGGCTCTGGAGTTTGACCAATTTCATTCGACAGAGAGAGGAATTGATTATGCGCTAATTGAATATCGTTTAGATGGTATTCTTTTTCCGAGTGAAGAGGGTTCCTATATTAGTGGCAAGGCTGGTTATCCCTCCATTGCCGTTCCTGCTGGTTTTACCTCTGAAGGGGAACCAGTTGGAATTACATTTGCAGGAACCGCTTTTAGTGAACCTCAATTAATCGAAGCGGCATATGCTTTTGAACAATTAACAAAGTTCCGAAAACCGCCAGTTTTTGGGGTAGAATAA
- a CDS encoding DEAD/DEAH box helicase, with protein sequence MLNTLSPFLQENWEKSGFQQPTSIQETAIPLILEGKDIIAESPTGTGKTLAYLLPLLNKIEPNSQSIQAVVLASSQELVMQVYQEFQKWSEGSGIRGTSIIGGANVKRQLEKLKKRPHVIFATPGRLFELIKQKKVKMHEVKLVVLDEGDQLLIPEHLNTVQNIVKSTMGDRQVVLFSATMKAGTEKMAKEMTKEPEVIRIEKDELASSGEVEHIYFVAEPRDKIKLLEKIVRLDDIKALAFINDIGEIEVFKEKFHFKELSAGILHSDMKKLERQAELKAFRDGKTKMLIATDVAARGLDIQGVTHVVHVDFPKDIAQYVHRAGRTGRMGADGIVISLVTEREERELKTYCQELKVTPNKRIFYKGQIAEPEQKARR encoded by the coding sequence ATGTTAAATACCTTAAGCCCTTTTTTACAAGAAAACTGGGAAAAGTCCGGATTTCAACAACCTACTTCCATTCAGGAAACAGCCATTCCTCTGATTCTTGAAGGAAAAGACATAATTGCAGAATCTCCAACAGGTACGGGCAAGACACTTGCTTATTTACTGCCATTATTAAATAAAATAGAACCTAATTCGCAGTCAATTCAGGCTGTGGTACTCGCTTCATCCCAAGAATTGGTTATGCAGGTTTATCAAGAATTTCAAAAGTGGTCAGAAGGCAGTGGAATTAGAGGAACCTCGATTATAGGCGGGGCTAACGTAAAACGTCAACTTGAAAAGTTGAAAAAACGTCCTCATGTTATTTTTGCTACACCAGGACGACTATTTGAATTAATCAAACAGAAAAAAGTAAAAATGCATGAAGTGAAGCTGGTTGTTTTGGACGAAGGAGATCAGTTGCTGATTCCGGAACATCTTAACACCGTGCAAAATATTGTAAAATCTACGATGGGTGACCGCCAAGTTGTTTTATTTTCAGCTACCATGAAAGCTGGGACGGAGAAAATGGCGAAGGAAATGACGAAGGAACCAGAAGTCATCCGTATAGAAAAGGATGAGCTAGCTTCATCTGGCGAAGTGGAACATATTTATTTTGTTGCGGAACCAAGGGATAAGATTAAGCTGCTTGAAAAAATTGTCCGCTTGGATGATATCAAAGCCCTTGCATTTATAAATGATATAGGCGAGATTGAAGTTTTCAAAGAAAAGTTCCATTTTAAAGAGCTATCAGCAGGAATATTACATAGTGATATGAAGAAGTTAGAACGGCAGGCAGAGCTTAAAGCGTTCCGTGATGGTAAGACAAAAATGCTGATTGCGACAGATGTAGCAGCACGTGGATTGGATATCCAGGGAGTCACTCATGTAGTACATGTAGATTTTCCTAAGGATATTGCCCAGTATGTGCACAGGGCGGGAAGAACCGGTAGAATGGGTGCTGATGGCATCGTTATTTCTTTGGTAACAGAACGAGAAGAAAGAGAATTGAAAACATATTGCCAAGAGTTAAAAGTTACGCCTAACAAGAGAATATTTTACAAAGGGCAAATTGCAGAGCCAGAACAAAAGGCTCGGCGTTAA
- a CDS encoding MBL fold metallo-hydrolase has translation MTSIGSGMGIAVLPDVYCYTNQIVNLALVGNENEFVLVDAGMPKNADEIIEMIADHFGEHARPSAIVLTHGHFDHVGSLVGLLEKWRVPVYAHELEIPFLNGKKDYPPGDPSVDSGLVAKMSPMFPNHGINIGDQVEALPQDGSIPNMPGWKWIHTPGHTPGHVSFFREQDRALIVGDAFVTVKQESLYKVLTQTQEISGPPRYYTTDWEAAYESVKTLESLKPEIAVTGHGLPMMGKELSENLGYLTTNFREIAMPKESRYTN, from the coding sequence ATGACCTCAATTGGCAGTGGAATGGGTATCGCGGTTTTACCAGATGTATATTGTTATACGAATCAAATTGTCAATCTTGCTTTAGTGGGGAATGAGAATGAATTTGTGCTGGTCGATGCAGGTATGCCTAAGAATGCAGATGAAATTATTGAAATGATTGCGGATCACTTTGGAGAACATGCTCGACCAAGTGCTATTGTTTTGACGCATGGTCATTTTGATCATGTTGGTTCACTGGTCGGACTTCTAGAAAAGTGGCGGGTTCCGGTTTATGCCCATGAGTTGGAGATACCATTTTTAAACGGAAAAAAGGATTATCCACCTGGGGATCCAAGTGTCGACTCAGGACTTGTGGCTAAAATGTCCCCGATGTTTCCGAATCATGGGATTAATATAGGAGACCAAGTGGAGGCCTTACCACAAGACGGTTCGATCCCAAATATGCCTGGCTGGAAATGGATTCATACCCCTGGGCATACGCCTGGACATGTATCTTTTTTCCGTGAACAAGATCGTGCGCTTATAGTTGGGGATGCCTTTGTAACAGTTAAACAAGAATCGCTTTATAAAGTTTTAACACAAACGCAGGAAATTAGCGGACCCCCGAGATATTACACAACTGATTGGGAGGCTGCGTATGAATCTGTTAAGACACTAGAATCACTTAAGCCCGAAATAGCGGTAACCGGGCATGGTCTTCCGATGATGGGGAAAGAATTAAGCGAGAACCTAGGCTACTTAACAACAAACTTTAGAGAAATCGCCATGCCGAAAGAAAGTCGATATACGAATTAA
- a CDS encoding heavy metal-associated domain-containing protein: MSMIQLSLNDVACSGCIGKIRKKIKRYNGIEMVRILPGSGKMEINYNEAIIESEQINSTIHKLAIRTFD, from the coding sequence ATGAGTATGATTCAGTTGTCTTTAAATGATGTTGCCTGCTCAGGGTGTATTGGTAAAATTAGAAAGAAAATAAAGAGATATAATGGCATTGAAATGGTAAGAATTTTACCAGGCAGTGGAAAAATGGAAATTAACTATAATGAAGCCATTATTGAATCGGAACAAATAAACTCCACCATCCATAAATTAGCTATACGAACATTTGATTAA
- a CDS encoding Crp/Fnr family transcriptional regulator: MCCKHCSHESSCLAIVPVFKGLNEDDSKQLRKVTHSRMAQKGEYIFREGERSSTLFVVKEGLIKLTKSSADGKEQIVRLLFPGDFFGLFSLLRDEKHYINAETVQQTVLCSIEKKDFLKVMEGNSDMAFRFLVAMNDRLYEADESMGNLSLMEVEQRLAKALLLFHEKLKIKNEPFILPITKKDLASLIGTTPESVSRKLLTFMSQNIIHMECQRKIQILEMDQLKEISEFG; this comes from the coding sequence ATGTGTTGTAAACATTGCTCTCATGAATCATCCTGCCTCGCAATTGTTCCAGTTTTTAAAGGACTAAATGAGGACGATAGTAAGCAATTACGGAAGGTAACGCATAGCCGGATGGCTCAAAAAGGAGAATATATTTTTAGAGAAGGTGAGCGCTCTAGTACTTTATTTGTCGTTAAAGAAGGTCTAATTAAGCTGACTAAATCATCAGCGGACGGCAAAGAACAAATTGTTCGACTACTATTTCCAGGTGATTTCTTTGGACTATTTTCGCTATTAAGAGATGAGAAACATTATATAAATGCAGAAACCGTCCAACAAACAGTGCTTTGTTCAATTGAGAAAAAGGATTTCTTAAAAGTGATGGAAGGTAACTCAGATATGGCTTTCCGTTTCCTAGTAGCTATGAACGATCGTCTATATGAAGCCGATGAATCAATGGGGAATCTTAGTTTAATGGAAGTGGAACAAAGGCTGGCAAAGGCACTTCTTCTTTTCCACGAAAAATTGAAAATAAAAAATGAGCCTTTTATACTGCCAATAACAAAGAAGGATTTAGCTAGCTTAATTGGAACAACCCCAGAATCTGTTAGTAGAAAGCTTTTGACTTTTATGTCCCAAAATATTATTCACATGGAGTGTCAAAGGAAGATACAGATTCTGGAGATGGACCAACTAAAAGAGATATCTGAATTTGGTTAA
- a CDS encoding amino acid decarboxylase, which produces MSNFQIEGKKAVIDIRERVLKGEHPRREIINFVKGAPVGTIFEIHLPHRGEPLVATLQSMGMNAIVNEIEQGHFRLMAIKLNEV; this is translated from the coding sequence ATGAGCAACTTTCAAATTGAAGGCAAAAAAGCCGTCATAGATATTCGCGAGAGAGTTTTAAAGGGCGAACATCCACGACGGGAAATAATAAATTTTGTAAAAGGTGCACCTGTGGGTACAATATTTGAAATTCATTTGCCGCATCGCGGCGAACCACTAGTGGCGACTTTACAATCTATGGGAATGAATGCAATTGTAAATGAAATCGAACAAGGTCATTTTCGACTTATGGCAATAAAACTGAATGAAGTTTAA